The following proteins come from a genomic window of Iamia sp. SCSIO 61187:
- a CDS encoding glycosyltransferase family 4 protein, which yields MITGGEGYVGPRTSSTGTATGAVRVVHLWTPALGKGSVLKRLSDYASFLVGATVRLALMRRQDVVVSLTTPPYVVVSAMAHKLLHRRTRVVLWSMDCYPDVIERLGSRTGGGPVIHVDRPTRRDLVVAKGRDVLRPIASLRRGGPMSVVLRAVNRWVFRRLDHVVALDEPMRELLLDGYGSGPDGDRRPPATVIPNWEPLGDHPTAPDRPADGRWPTDPDDPELSGRFVVVYLGNLGFGHRVSTPVTAAGLIPADEDVRWLYVGGGARWEQLAGLAATEGAADRILQRDYVPRAQAPRIMARAGAALIILGDEALGLMSPSKLHANLAAGLPILYVGPEGSNVDTAIARYGCGVSIRHGDAEGLAAAVCRLRDDHAWRARLSAAARRAFEDAYCDRATLPQWDAVLGT from the coding sequence GTGATCACCGGCGGCGAGGGCTACGTGGGCCCCCGCACGTCGTCGACCGGGACGGCGACGGGTGCGGTGCGGGTCGTCCACCTGTGGACGCCGGCGCTGGGCAAGGGGTCGGTGCTCAAGCGCCTGTCGGACTACGCCTCGTTCCTCGTCGGGGCCACCGTGCGCCTCGCCCTGATGCGCCGCCAGGACGTCGTCGTGTCCCTGACGACCCCTCCCTACGTCGTCGTCAGCGCCATGGCCCACAAGCTGCTCCACCGGCGGACCCGGGTCGTGCTCTGGTCGATGGACTGCTACCCCGACGTGATCGAGCGGCTGGGGTCGCGCACCGGCGGCGGCCCCGTGATCCACGTCGACCGGCCGACGCGCCGGGACCTGGTGGTGGCCAAGGGGCGCGACGTGCTCCGCCCCATCGCCTCGCTCCGCCGGGGCGGGCCGATGTCGGTCGTGCTCCGGGCGGTCAACCGGTGGGTGTTCCGCCGCCTCGACCACGTCGTGGCCCTGGACGAGCCCATGCGCGAGCTGCTGCTCGACGGGTACGGCTCGGGGCCCGACGGCGATCGGCGTCCGCCGGCGACGGTGATCCCCAACTGGGAGCCGCTGGGGGACCACCCCACGGCGCCGGACCGACCGGCCGACGGACGGTGGCCGACCGACCCCGACGACCCCGAGCTGTCCGGCCGCTTCGTCGTCGTGTACCTGGGCAACCTCGGCTTCGGGCACCGGGTGAGCACGCCCGTCACCGCCGCCGGGCTCATCCCTGCGGACGAGGACGTCCGGTGGCTCTACGTCGGCGGCGGGGCGCGGTGGGAGCAGCTCGCCGGGCTGGCCGCCACCGAGGGCGCCGCCGACCGCATCCTCCAGCGGGACTACGTCCCCCGGGCCCAGGCCCCTCGGATCATGGCCCGCGCCGGCGCGGCCCTGATCATCCTGGGCGACGAGGCCCTCGGGCTGATGAGCCCGTCGAAGCTCCACGCCAACCTGGCCGCCGGGCTCCCGATCCTGTACGTGGGGCCCGAGGGGTCGAACGTCGACACCGCCATCGCCCGCTACGGGTGCGGGGTGAGCATCCGCCACGGCGATGCCGAGGGCCTGGCCGCCGCCGTCTGCCGCCTCCGCGACGACCACGCCTGGCGGGCCCGGCTCTCGGCCGCCGCCCGCCGGGCCTTCGAGGACGCCTACTGCGACCGGGCCACCCTCCCCCAGTGGGACGCCGTCCTCGGCACCTGA
- a CDS encoding NAD-dependent epimerase/dehydratase family protein: MKVLVTGSAGLIGSEAVEFFDALGFAVDGIDNNTRADFFGPGGDTTWNRQRLEARCARYTHIDIDIRDREGIDGVLARGRYDLVIHAAAQPSHDLAASRPFDDFDTNAVGTLNLLEACRRHTPEAVFITVSTNKVYGDTPNRLPLVELETRYDYAEPAQSEGIDETMSLDHTTHSLFGASKVAADVLTQEYGRYFGMPTAAFRGGCLTGPHHSGVELHGFLSYLVTQAVREGPYTIFGYKGKQVRDQIHSADVISAFWAYAQDPRPGEAYNLGGGKANAASLLECVDMIAEHSGTRPTLTYDDQNRVGDHICYYTDMAKFRGHYPGWRQEWTLDAIVDEMVGAVTAADRQ; this comes from the coding sequence GTGAAGGTCCTCGTCACCGGGTCGGCCGGGCTCATCGGGTCCGAGGCCGTCGAGTTCTTCGACGCCCTGGGCTTCGCCGTCGACGGGATCGACAACAACACGCGCGCCGACTTCTTCGGGCCCGGCGGCGACACCACCTGGAACCGCCAGCGGCTCGAGGCCCGCTGCGCCCGCTACACCCACATCGACATCGACATCCGCGACCGCGAGGGCATCGACGGTGTGCTGGCCCGGGGTCGCTACGACCTGGTGATCCACGCCGCCGCCCAGCCCAGCCACGACCTGGCCGCCAGCCGGCCCTTCGACGACTTCGACACCAACGCCGTCGGCACCCTGAACCTGCTCGAGGCGTGCCGCCGCCACACCCCCGAGGCCGTGTTCATCACCGTCAGCACCAACAAGGTCTACGGCGACACGCCGAACCGGCTGCCCCTCGTCGAGCTCGAGACCCGCTACGACTACGCCGAGCCGGCCCAGTCCGAGGGCATCGACGAGACGATGTCGCTCGACCACACCACCCACTCCCTGTTCGGGGCGTCCAAGGTCGCCGCCGACGTGCTCACCCAGGAGTACGGCCGGTACTTCGGGATGCCGACCGCCGCGTTCCGGGGTGGCTGCCTCACCGGCCCGCACCACTCCGGCGTCGAGCTCCACGGGTTCCTGTCGTACCTGGTCACCCAGGCCGTGCGGGAGGGGCCGTACACGATCTTCGGCTACAAGGGGAAGCAGGTCCGCGACCAGATCCACTCGGCCGACGTCATCTCCGCCTTCTGGGCCTACGCCCAGGACCCCCGGCCGGGCGAGGCCTACAACCTCGGCGGGGGCAAGGCCAACGCCGCCTCGCTGCTCGAGTGCGTCGACATGATCGCCGAGCACAGCGGCACCCGCCCCACGCTCACCTACGACGACCAGAACCGGGTCGGCGACCACATCTGCTACTACACCGACATGGCCAAGTTCCGGGGCCACTACCCGGGCTGGCGCCAGGAGTGGACGCTCGACGCCATCGTCGACGAGATGGTCGGCGCGGTCACGGCCGCCGACCGCCAGTGA
- a CDS encoding glycosyltransferase family 1 protein, with protein MSAAPSPPPRVALTLEQCWHRVPGGSATSILALAGALADRDDVDVVGVAARHPEPPPAPWEPPIPVHHLPLPRLALYETWHAVRRPRVERATGPVDLVHATAVAVPGSRAPLVVTVHDLAFLAEPDHATRHGLRFFRRGTELARRHARLVLVPSEATAEECRRAGFDPGRIRIVPWGVDATPAGAEDVTRVRAAYGLDRPYVLFVGTVEPRKNLPRLVEAMAALGRDDVELVLVGAEGWNEDLAALLDALPGRSRTLGFLPTGSLGPLYAGAAAVAYPSIREGFGLPVLEAMAQGAAVVTSSGTATEEVAGDAAVLVDPRSVDAIAAGLDRVLSDPEGARTLGARARDRAATYTWDRTADLTVAAYREALAR; from the coding sequence ATGAGCGCCGCCCCGTCCCCCCCGCCCCGGGTGGCGCTGACCCTCGAGCAGTGCTGGCACCGGGTCCCGGGTGGGTCGGCGACGTCCATCCTGGCCCTCGCCGGCGCCCTGGCCGACCGCGACGACGTCGACGTGGTCGGGGTGGCGGCCCGCCACCCCGAGCCCCCGCCGGCCCCGTGGGAGCCCCCGATCCCGGTGCACCACCTGCCGCTGCCCCGCCTCGCCCTCTACGAGACGTGGCACGCGGTCCGTCGGCCGCGGGTCGAGCGGGCGACCGGGCCCGTGGACCTGGTGCACGCCACGGCCGTCGCCGTGCCCGGCTCGCGCGCTCCGCTCGTCGTCACCGTCCACGACCTGGCGTTCCTGGCCGAGCCCGACCACGCCACCCGCCACGGGCTGCGGTTCTTCCGGCGCGGGACCGAGCTCGCCCGCCGGCACGCCCGGCTCGTCCTGGTCCCGTCGGAGGCCACGGCCGAGGAGTGCCGCCGGGCCGGGTTCGACCCGGGGCGGATCCGGATCGTGCCGTGGGGGGTCGACGCCACGCCGGCGGGGGCCGAGGACGTGACCCGCGTGCGGGCCGCCTACGGCCTGGACCGGCCCTACGTCCTCTTCGTCGGGACCGTCGAGCCCCGCAAGAACCTGCCCCGCCTGGTCGAGGCCATGGCGGCGCTCGGGCGCGACGACGTCGAGCTCGTGCTCGTCGGCGCCGAGGGGTGGAACGAGGACCTGGCCGCCCTGCTCGACGCCCTGCCGGGCCGGTCCCGCACGCTCGGCTTCCTCCCGACCGGCTCGCTCGGTCCGCTCTACGCCGGGGCCGCGGCCGTCGCCTACCCGAGCATCCGCGAGGGGTTCGGCCTCCCGGTCCTCGAGGCCATGGCGCAGGGCGCGGCGGTGGTGACCTCGTCCGGCACCGCCACCGAGGAGGTCGCCGGGGACGCCGCCGTGCTGGTCGATCCCCGGTCGGTCGACGCCATCGCCGCCGGCCTCGACCGGGTGCTGTCGGACCCCGAGGGGGCCCGGACCCTGGGCGCCCGGGCCCGCGACCGGGCCGCGACCTACACCTGGGACCGCACGGCCGACCTCACCGTGGCCGCCTACCGCGAGGCCCTCGCCCGGTGA
- a CDS encoding glycosyltransferase family 1 protein, protein MTTRTRVGVNLLWLVPGVVGGSEEYVTRLLRALSDLDPPDLDVRLFGLEELQAEHPDLGERFPLRTVPLRGRLKPLRVVGETTWLAAQVRRAHLEVVWHPGGVVPLLTGGAATVLTVHDLRPLDRPEGFSRTKVAYLRAVLPRSVRRAAVVTAPSQHVVDEIGRRFSVGADRLQVVPHGIGAGLFDEVAPSEVDRVRATYGLAGRWLLYPVITYPHKDHATLVRAFARLAATHPDVDLVLTGGAGPAEDEVAAAIAASGVAERVRRTGRVPRADVDALLDGATAVAFPSRYEGFGNGALEGLAKGTPVVASDVTSLPEVVGDGGLLVAPGDVAGWTDALGQVLDDPALAARLGAAGRSHARRFTDRAAAEALASALRAAADSGPRGSGG, encoded by the coding sequence GTGACCACCCGCACCCGCGTCGGGGTGAACCTGCTGTGGCTCGTGCCGGGCGTCGTCGGGGGGAGCGAGGAGTACGTCACCCGCCTCCTGCGGGCCCTGTCCGACCTCGACCCGCCCGACCTCGACGTCCGGCTCTTCGGACTCGAGGAGCTGCAGGCCGAGCACCCCGACCTGGGCGAGCGGTTCCCGCTCCGCACCGTCCCCCTGCGGGGCCGGCTCAAGCCGCTGCGGGTGGTGGGCGAGACGACGTGGCTCGCCGCCCAGGTGCGGCGGGCCCACCTCGAGGTCGTCTGGCACCCCGGGGGGGTGGTCCCGCTGCTGACCGGCGGGGCGGCGACGGTGCTGACCGTCCACGACCTGCGGCCCCTCGACCGGCCCGAGGGCTTCTCCCGCACCAAGGTGGCCTACCTCCGGGCCGTGCTGCCCCGCTCGGTCCGGCGGGCGGCGGTGGTCACGGCGCCGTCGCAGCACGTCGTCGACGAGATCGGCCGGCGCTTCTCGGTCGGGGCCGACCGCCTGCAGGTGGTGCCCCACGGCATCGGGGCCGGTCTGTTCGACGAGGTGGCCCCGAGCGAGGTCGACCGGGTCCGGGCCACCTACGGCCTCGCCGGCCGGTGGCTGCTGTACCCGGTCATCACCTATCCCCACAAGGACCACGCCACCCTGGTCCGGGCCTTCGCCCGCCTGGCGGCCACCCACCCCGACGTCGACCTGGTCCTGACCGGCGGCGCTGGGCCGGCCGAGGACGAGGTGGCGGCGGCGATCGCCGCCAGCGGGGTGGCCGAGCGGGTGCGCCGGACCGGCCGGGTGCCCCGGGCCGATGTCGACGCCCTGCTCGACGGGGCGACCGCCGTGGCGTTCCCCTCCCGGTACGAGGGGTTCGGCAACGGTGCCCTGGAGGGGCTGGCCAAGGGCACGCCGGTCGTGGCCTCCGACGTCACCTCGCTCCCCGAGGTGGTGGGGGACGGCGGGCTCCTCGTCGCTCCCGGCGACGTCGCCGGGTGGACCGACGCCCTGGGGCAGGTGCTGGACGACCCCGCCCTGGCCGCCCGGCTCGGCGCCGCCGGGCGATCCCACGCCCGGCGCTTCACCGACCGGGCCGCGGCCGAGGCCCTGGCCTCGGCCCTGCGCGCCGCGGCCGACTCCGGGCCGCGGGGCAGCGGCGGGTAG
- a CDS encoding sugar phosphate nucleotidyltransferase — MRAVVLVGGFGTRLRPLTLDRPKQMLPIIGRPMIEPVIEHLAGHGIDDVVLSMGYKPDAFTAQYPTGEVAGVRLHFAVEPEPLDTAGAIRFAALDAGIDERFVVMNADCLTDIDVSALVAFHDARGAEGTIALHKVTDPSAFGVVPTDADGKVEAFVEKPPADEAPTDLINAGIYVLEPSVLDRIAPDRRVSIEREVFPAMVEAGTLYAAADDAYWIDAGTPALYIRAQLDMVDGHRGAPVEGVDPQASIDPAAEVAHSVVGAGCVVGAGAVVRDSVLLPGSTVADGSVVERTVLAFRAQVGAGAALTDCVIGDDEVVPDGTRLDDVRQPAPD; from the coding sequence ATGAGGGCTGTCGTCCTCGTCGGGGGCTTCGGCACCCGGCTCCGGCCCCTCACCCTGGACCGCCCCAAGCAGATGCTGCCCATCATCGGGCGGCCCATGATCGAGCCGGTCATCGAGCACCTGGCCGGCCACGGCATCGACGACGTGGTGCTGTCGATGGGCTACAAGCCCGACGCCTTCACCGCCCAGTACCCCACCGGTGAGGTCGCCGGCGTCCGGCTCCACTTCGCCGTGGAGCCCGAGCCCCTCGACACCGCCGGGGCGATCCGCTTCGCCGCCCTCGATGCCGGCATCGACGAGCGCTTCGTGGTCATGAACGCCGACTGCCTCACCGACATCGACGTGAGCGCCCTGGTGGCGTTCCACGATGCCCGGGGCGCCGAGGGCACCATCGCCCTGCACAAGGTCACCGACCCGTCGGCCTTCGGCGTCGTGCCGACCGACGCCGACGGCAAGGTCGAGGCCTTCGTCGAGAAGCCGCCGGCCGACGAGGCCCCCACGGACCTCATCAACGCCGGCATCTACGTGCTCGAGCCGTCGGTGCTCGACCGCATCGCCCCCGATCGTCGGGTGTCGATCGAGCGCGAGGTGTTCCCGGCCATGGTCGAGGCGGGCACGCTCTACGCCGCCGCCGACGACGCCTACTGGATCGACGCCGGCACGCCCGCCCTCTACATCCGGGCCCAGCTCGACATGGTCGACGGGCACCGGGGCGCCCCGGTCGAGGGCGTCGACCCGCAGGCCTCGATCGACCCCGCCGCCGAGGTCGCCCACTCCGTGGTGGGCGCCGGGTGCGTCGTCGGCGCCGGCGCCGTCGTGCGGGACTCGGTCCTGCTGCCGGGCAGCACGGTCGCCGACGGGTCCGTGGTCGAGCGGACCGTCCTGGCCTTCCGGGCGCAGGTGGGCGCCGGCGCCGCCCTCACCGACTGCGTGATCGGCGACGACGAGGTCGTGCCCGACGGCACCCGCCTCGACGACGTCCGCCAGCCCGCCCCCGACTGA
- the corA gene encoding magnesium/cobalt transporter CorA encodes MIVDQAVYRDGCRTAIDVDVSGIPPDGFSWIGLREPTPEEIDEVGVECGLHELLMEDVHKAHQRAKWDTFDEASLFVLKTAVYEPPDEVRIGEIQVVVGPRFVVTVRHGPTPDLGVVRRRLEANPDLLRHGPMAVLYALADLVVDAYAPVLSELETDIDEAEEAVFSDELRSNQAPRVYHLKRQVLELRRNIVPVGDLLADLCETDSHMVPEDLEEYFRDVVDHAQRISGRVELARELLTDALNANLAQQGVQQNEDMRKISAWAAVIATPTLLAGVWGMNFDHMPELDWQVGYPLAVASMAIVAGSLILYFRRAGWL; translated from the coding sequence GTGATCGTCGACCAGGCCGTCTACCGCGACGGGTGCCGCACCGCCATCGACGTCGACGTGAGCGGGATCCCCCCGGACGGCTTCAGCTGGATCGGGCTGCGCGAGCCCACGCCCGAGGAGATCGACGAGGTCGGCGTCGAGTGCGGTCTCCACGAGCTGCTGATGGAGGACGTCCACAAGGCGCACCAGCGGGCCAAGTGGGACACCTTCGACGAGGCCTCGCTGTTCGTGCTCAAGACGGCGGTGTACGAGCCGCCCGACGAGGTGCGCATCGGCGAGATCCAGGTCGTCGTCGGCCCCCGGTTCGTGGTGACCGTCCGCCACGGCCCGACGCCGGACCTGGGCGTCGTGCGCAGGCGGCTCGAGGCCAACCCGGACCTGCTCCGCCACGGCCCCATGGCGGTGCTGTACGCCCTGGCCGACCTGGTGGTCGACGCCTACGCACCGGTCCTGTCGGAGCTGGAGACCGACATCGACGAGGCCGAGGAGGCCGTGTTCAGCGACGAGCTCCGGTCGAACCAGGCGCCCCGGGTGTACCACCTGAAGCGCCAGGTGCTGGAGCTGCGGCGCAACATCGTCCCCGTCGGTGACCTGCTGGCCGACCTGTGCGAGACCGACTCCCACATGGTGCCCGAGGACCTCGAGGAGTACTTCCGCGACGTGGTCGACCACGCCCAGCGCATCTCGGGGCGGGTCGAGCTGGCCCGGGAGCTGCTCACCGACGCCCTGAACGCCAACCTGGCCCAGCAGGGCGTGCAGCAGAACGAGGACATGCGCAAGATCTCGGCCTGGGCCGCCGTCATCGCCACCCCGACCCTGCTGGCCGGGGTGTGGGGCATGAACTTCGACCACATGCCCGAGCTCGACTGGCAGGTCGGGTACCCGTTGGCCGTGGCGTCGATGGCGATCGTCGCCGGATCGCTCATCCTCTACTTCCGGCGCGCCGGCTGGTTGTGA
- a CDS encoding DUF5666 domain-containing protein, giving the protein MIDDPTPPPAPATAPSTRRPLVWAALGALALGVAGGGVAATALAGATGPDRLTAADTAEESPAPEQAEADEEDGEGTDGEDPAECHGMGDHAGHGAHGTVTGVDGTTVTLEDAEGTATTVTTDAETTVRDVAAGEVADVAEGDTVVVMGETADDGTVTAGHVLDLGSLDPDDLLPGRPGRPGPWGDDGDAPDGDEGSEEAPDDEAGPGGERWGARFRPTVGTVASVDGATITVTTDDGDVAVTTTDDTAVTVVTEIAVADLAEGDTVVVRGEAADDGTVAADAIIRGDLGEGGLGFGPGFGRGGPGGPGGPGGPGFGGHRHGG; this is encoded by the coding sequence ATGATCGACGACCCGACACCACCACCCGCCCCTGCGACCGCTCCCTCCACCCGGCGCCCCCTCGTGTGGGCCGCCCTCGGCGCCCTGGCCCTGGGCGTCGCCGGGGGAGGGGTGGCCGCCACCGCCCTGGCCGGGGCGACCGGACCGGACCGCCTGACCGCCGCCGACACCGCCGAGGAGAGCCCCGCCCCCGAGCAGGCCGAGGCCGACGAGGAGGACGGCGAGGGGACCGACGGCGAGGACCCCGCCGAGTGCCACGGGATGGGTGACCACGCCGGTCACGGTGCCCACGGCACGGTGACCGGGGTCGACGGCACCACCGTGACCCTCGAGGACGCCGAGGGCACGGCCACCACCGTCACGACCGACGCCGAGACCACGGTCCGCGACGTCGCCGCTGGCGAGGTCGCCGACGTGGCCGAGGGCGACACCGTCGTCGTCATGGGCGAGACCGCCGACGACGGCACCGTGACCGCCGGCCACGTGCTCGACCTGGGCAGCCTCGACCCCGACGACCTGCTCCCCGGCCGGCCCGGTCGCCCCGGCCCCTGGGGTGACGACGGCGACGCCCCCGACGGCGACGAGGGGAGCGAGGAGGCACCCGACGACGAGGCCGGCCCCGGCGGTGAGCGGTGGGGGGCCCGGTTCCGGCCCACGGTGGGGACCGTCGCCTCCGTCGACGGCGCGACCATCACGGTCACGACCGACGACGGCGACGTCGCCGTCACCACCACCGACGACACCGCGGTGACGGTGGTGACCGAGATCGCCGTGGCCGACCTGGCCGAGGGCGACACCGTCGTCGTCCGGGGCGAGGCCGCCGACGACGGCACCGTGGCCGCCGACGCCATCATCCGTGGCGACCTTGGCGAGGGCGGCCTCGGGTTCGGCCCCGGCTTCGGCCGGGGCGGCCCCGGCGGCCCCGGCGGCCCGGGCGGCCCCGGCTTCGGCGGCCACCGCCACGGCGGCTGA
- a CDS encoding ABC transporter ATP-binding protein: MRAGPGLSVDVSVALGALDLVVALDVAPGEVVGLIGPNGAGKTTLLRTLAGLRRATSGRIVLDGVALDEPGAGRFVPAEQRPVGMVFQDLRLFPHLTARDDVAFGLRARRVPRATAHAVAADWLERVGLADRAGDRTTTLSGGQAQRVALARALAPDPALLLLDEPLSALDAGTKAEVRRVLRAHLAAFAGPAVVVTHDAVDALTLTDRLVVLDHGRVVQVGAPAEVARRPLSRWVADLVGLTLVPGVLGADGGVEVGGGHVLATVGADAARPGDGVHVAIRPGAVALFRARPEGSPRNVWPAVVSGLEAAADRVRVQVAGPVDLTADITHAALADLALVPGDDVWVSVKATELDVYPR; this comes from the coding sequence GTGAGGGCCGGGCCCGGCCTCTCGGTCGACGTCTCGGTCGCCCTCGGGGCGCTCGACCTCGTCGTCGCCCTCGACGTCGCCCCCGGCGAGGTCGTCGGGCTGATCGGGCCCAACGGGGCGGGCAAGACGACGCTGCTGCGCACGCTGGCCGGGCTGCGGCGGGCGACGTCCGGTCGGATCGTCCTCGACGGGGTGGCGCTCGACGAGCCGGGCGCCGGCCGGTTCGTCCCCGCCGAGCAGCGCCCCGTGGGGATGGTCTTCCAGGACCTGCGCCTCTTCCCGCACCTCACCGCCCGCGACGACGTGGCCTTCGGGCTGCGGGCCCGGCGCGTCCCCCGGGCCACCGCCCACGCCGTGGCGGCCGACTGGCTCGAGCGGGTCGGGCTGGCCGATCGGGCCGGCGACCGGACGACGACGCTGTCGGGCGGGCAGGCGCAGCGGGTCGCCCTGGCCCGGGCCCTCGCCCCCGACCCGGCGCTGCTGCTCCTCGACGAGCCCCTCTCCGCCCTCGACGCCGGGACCAAGGCCGAGGTCCGCCGGGTCCTGCGGGCCCACCTGGCCGCCTTCGCCGGTCCGGCGGTCGTCGTCACCCACGACGCCGTCGACGCCCTGACCCTCACCGACCGGCTGGTCGTGCTCGACCACGGCCGGGTGGTCCAGGTCGGGGCGCCCGCCGAGGTCGCCCGCCGGCCGCTCTCCCGGTGGGTCGCCGACCTCGTCGGTCTGACGCTGGTGCCCGGCGTGCTCGGGGCTGACGGCGGGGTCGAGGTCGGCGGCGGCCACGTCCTGGCGACGGTCGGGGCCGACGCCGCCCGGCCCGGCGACGGCGTCCACGTCGCCATCCGCCCCGGCGCCGTGGCCCTGTTCCGGGCCCGGCCCGAGGGCAGCCCCCGCAACGTGTGGCCGGCCGTCGTCAGCGGGCTTGAGGCGGCCGCCGACCGGGTCCGGGTCCAGGTCGCCGGGCCCGTCGACCTCACCGCCGACATCACCCACGCCGCCCTGGCCGACCTGGCCCTCGTCCCCGGCGACGACGTCTGGGTGAGCGTCAAGGCCACCGAGCTCGACGTCTACCCCCGCTGA
- a CDS encoding ABC transporter permease → MSRGPELPAAGRVPRALVPLALAAVAFLVLPVIGLVQRAPWSDLGPVLRAPAVGDALRLSLVTSTLSTGLCLLLGVPLAWLLARSPFPGRSVVRALVTLPMVLPPVVGGAALLYSLGRNSPVGSWLEDALGVRLAFSTPGVVLAQSFVALPFLVITVQGALEAGDRGLEEAATTLGAGRWTVLRRVTLPRIAPSVAAGAVLAWARALGEFGATITFNGSLQGRTQTMPLAVYQALNRDPGAAVVLSLVLVAVSLVVLVALRGRWTSAR, encoded by the coding sequence GTGAGCCGCGGTCCCGAGCTCCCCGCCGCCGGCCGGGTCCCCCGGGCGCTGGTGCCGCTGGCGCTGGCCGCCGTCGCCTTCCTGGTGCTGCCCGTCATCGGGCTCGTCCAGCGGGCGCCGTGGTCGGACCTGGGCCCGGTCCTGCGTGCCCCCGCCGTCGGCGACGCCCTCCGGCTGTCGCTCGTCACCTCGACCCTGAGCACCGGGCTCTGCCTCCTCCTCGGCGTCCCGCTGGCCTGGCTGCTCGCCCGCTCGCCGTTCCCCGGCCGGTCCGTGGTGCGGGCCCTCGTGACGCTGCCCATGGTCCTGCCGCCCGTCGTCGGCGGCGCCGCCCTGCTCTACTCGCTGGGGCGCAACAGCCCCGTCGGCTCGTGGCTCGAAGACGCCCTCGGCGTCCGCCTCGCCTTCTCCACGCCCGGTGTGGTGCTGGCCCAGAGCTTCGTCGCCCTCCCCTTCCTCGTGATCACCGTCCAGGGCGCCCTGGAGGCCGGCGACCGGGGCCTGGAGGAGGCGGCCACCACACTGGGGGCCGGGCGGTGGACGGTGCTCCGCCGGGTCACCCTGCCGCGCATCGCCCCGTCGGTCGCGGCCGGCGCCGTGCTGGCCTGGGCCCGGGCCCTCGGCGAGTTCGGCGCCACCATCACCTTCAACGGCAGCCTCCAGGGCCGCACCCAGACGATGCCCCTGGCGGTCTACCAGGCGCTCAACCGCGACCCTGGCGCCGCCGTCGTCCTCAGCCTGGTGCTCGTCGCCGTCTCGCTCGTGGTGCTGGTGGCCCTCCGGGGCCGGTGGACCTCCGCCCGGTGA
- the modA gene encoding molybdate ABC transporter substrate-binding protein: MTGRRAAAGLAALALLGAVLAGCGDDDAPASGDVGGTVTVFAAASLTDVFTDLGAAFEDAHPGTTVELSFGPSSGLVTQIAEGAPADVVATAATETMADLVAADAVAGEPRPFATNALELAVPAGNPGAVDGLDDLAAEDLVVGLCAEEVPCGSLAREALAAAGVEPSVDTDEPDVRALLTKVAAGEVDVGLVYRTDVVAAGAAVEGIEVATGDDLVATYPIATVADAGDPDGARAFIEFVLSAAGQAALADAGFGPPPPS, translated from the coding sequence ATGACCGGCCGGCGGGCGGCTGCGGGGCTCGCCGCCCTCGCCCTCCTCGGGGCGGTGCTGGCCGGGTGCGGCGATGACGACGCCCCGGCGTCGGGCGACGTCGGGGGCACCGTCACCGTGTTCGCCGCCGCCTCGCTCACCGATGTCTTCACCGACCTGGGCGCCGCCTTCGAGGACGCCCACCCCGGGACGACCGTCGAGCTCTCCTTCGGGCCCAGCTCCGGGTTGGTCACCCAGATCGCCGAGGGGGCTCCCGCCGACGTCGTGGCCACCGCCGCCACCGAGACCATGGCGGACCTGGTGGCCGCCGACGCCGTCGCCGGTGAGCCCCGCCCCTTCGCCACCAACGCCCTCGAGCTGGCCGTCCCCGCCGGCAACCCGGGCGCCGTCGACGGGCTCGACGACCTGGCCGCCGAGGACCTCGTCGTCGGGCTCTGCGCCGAGGAGGTCCCGTGCGGCAGCCTGGCCCGCGAGGCGCTCGCCGCCGCCGGCGTCGAGCCGTCGGTCGACACCGACGAGCCCGACGTCCGGGCCCTGCTGACCAAGGTCGCGGCGGGCGAGGTCGACGTCGGCCTCGTCTACCGCACCGACGTCGTCGCCGCCGGCGCCGCCGTCGAGGGCATCGAGGTCGCGACCGGGGACGACCTCGTCGCCACCTACCCGATCGCGACCGTCGCCGACGCGGGCGACCCCGACGGGGCGCGCGCGTTCATCGAGTTCGTGCTCTCCGCCGCCGGCCAGGCGGCCCTGGCCGACGCCGGCTTCGGGCCCCCGCCACCGTCGTGA
- a CDS encoding molybdopterin-binding protein: MPSLTPTQVAELAGVSADTVRRWTDAGRLATTRDARGHRTIDGADLAAFLVELAGEQRGTPGLSARNRFRGIVTRVVRDEVAATVEIQAGPHRIVALITAEAVDELGLAPGVLADAAVKATDVLVDLAR; the protein is encoded by the coding sequence ATGCCCTCGCTCACGCCAACCCAGGTCGCGGAGCTGGCCGGCGTCAGCGCCGACACCGTCCGCCGCTGGACCGACGCCGGCCGGCTGGCGACCACCCGCGACGCCCGCGGCCACCGCACCATCGACGGGGCCGACCTGGCCGCCTTCCTCGTGGAGCTGGCCGGCGAGCAGCGGGGCACACCGGGCCTCTCGGCCCGCAACCGCTTCCGCGGCATCGTCACCCGCGTCGTGCGCGACGAGGTGGCCGCCACCGTCGAGATCCAGGCCGGGCCGCACCGCATCGTGGCCCTCATCACCGCCGAGGCCGTCGACGAGCTGGGGCTCGCCCCCGGTGTCCTGGCCGACGCCGCCGTCAAGGCCACAGACGTCCTCGTCGACCTGGCTCGATGA